A stretch of the Lolium perenne isolate Kyuss_39 chromosome 3, Kyuss_2.0, whole genome shotgun sequence genome encodes the following:
- the LOC127344319 gene encoding hevamine-A-like yields the protein MASRRVPAVLLLTVVSLAGVAAGARAGGVAIYWGQNGNEGTLAQTCASGNYRFVNVAFLYTFGKGQTPLLNLAGHCDPASNGCTSVGADVRSCQSLGIKVLLSIGGGVGSYGLSSCADARVVARYLWDNYLGGTSASRPLGDAVLDGVDFDIESGNSAHWDSLAKYLKAYSRRGRERKTVYLAAAPQCPFPDASLGEALKTGLFDYVWVQFYNNPPCQYTTAGGVSNLASAWEQWTRIPAGQVFLGLPAAPEAAGSGFVEASDLVSKVLPVVKKSSKYGGIMLWSRFYDLQTGYTDKVKPSV from the coding sequence ATGGCGAGCAGACGGGTTCCGGCAGTGCTGTTGCTCACCGTGGTGTCGCTGGCAGGAGTGGCCGCCGGAGCGCGCGCCGGCGGCGTCGCGATCTACTGGGGCCAGAACGGCAACGAGGGCACGCTGGCGCAGACGTGCGCGTCCGGCAACTACAGGTTCGTCAACGTCGCCTTCCTCTACACCTTCGGCAAGGGCCAGACGCCGCTGCTGAACTTGGCCGGCCACTGCGACCCGGCGTCCAACGGCTGCACCTCCGTGGGCGCCGACGTCAGGTCCTGCCAGAGTCTCGGCATCAAGGTCTTGCTCTccatcggcggcggcgtcggcaGCTACGGCCTCTCCTCCTGCGCCGACGCCAGGGTCGTCGCGAGGTACCTCTGGGACAACTACCTCGGCGGCACGTCGGCGTCGAGGCCCCTCGGGGACGCCGTCCTCGACGGCGTCGACTTCGACATCGAGAGCGGCAACAGCGCGCACTGGGACAGCCTGGCCAAGTACCTCAAGGCGTACTCGCGGCGGGGGCGCGAGCGCAAGACGGTGTACCTAGCGGCGGCGCCGCAGTGCCCGTTCCCGGACGCGTCCCTCGGCGAGGCGCTCAAGACCGGCCTGTTTGACTACGTGTGGGTGCAGTTCTATAACAATCCGCCGTGCCAGTACACCACGGCCGGCGGGGTGAGCAACCTGGCGAGCGCGTGGGAACAGTGGACGCGTATACCGGCGGGGCAGGTCTTCCTTGGGCTACCGGCGGCGCCCGAGGCCGCCGGCAGCGGTTTCGTGGAGGCGAGCGACCTGGTGTCGAAGGTGCTGCCGGTGGTGAAGAAGTCGAGCAAGTACGGTGGTATCATGCTGTGGTCGAGGTTCTACGACTTGCAGACGGGGTACACTGACAAGGTCAAGCCCAGCGTTTGA